A single region of the Octopus sinensis unplaced genomic scaffold, ASM634580v1 Contig17492, whole genome shotgun sequence genome encodes:
- the LOC115231124 gene encoding histone H4-like codes for MSGRGKGGKGGKSGAKRFRKILIDNIQGITKPAIRRLCRRGGVRRISGKIYEETRSVLKIFIEQTVRDCISYTEHAKRKTVIAMDVVNALKRQGRTIYGFGG; via the coding sequence ATGTCTGGACGTGGTAAAGGTGGCAAAGGAGGAAAGAGTGGTGCAAAACGATTTCGAAAGATATTAATTGACAATATACAAGGAATTACTAAGCCAGCAATAAGAAGACTATGTCGAAGAGGAGGTGTTCGAAGAATTTCTGGAAAAATTTACGAGGAGACACGTTCTGTCCTTAAAATTTTTATTGAGCAAACTGTTCGTGATTGTATTTCTTACACTGAACATGccaaaagaaaaactgttatCGCAATGGACGTTGTTAATGCCTTGAAACGTCAAGGTAGGACAATTTACGGTTTTGgtggataa